In one Cloacibacillus sp. An23 genomic region, the following are encoded:
- the murB gene encoding UDP-N-acetylmuramate dehydrogenase, translating to MAACEIRKNCPLRGLNTWGSGGSCLWLAAPRSSEEAVSFVRSGAASEGDVYVLGGGSNVLVQDGLLAAGVVSCSGMTAASFAGAGGFVSAWIEAGFPVKKLLALAVEKNLGGLEFLAGIPGTVGGALCGNAGAGGVSFAPLVERIETVSRNGELRVWEAGELKWSYRASPWGSAAPFLITRAFLRIPYSTKDNIIRNIRHYSSLKKGQPIGAKTAGCVFKNPPEGAAGMLLDRCGCKGLSVGGAFVSERHANFIENRGGASSSDIFALAEKCRARVRAVFGVKLEYEIKFFGAF from the coding sequence ATGGCGGCATGCGAGATACGCAAGAACTGCCCTCTGCGCGGGCTCAACACGTGGGGAAGCGGAGGAAGCTGCCTCTGGCTCGCCGCGCCGCGCTCGTCTGAGGAAGCCGTATCGTTCGTGCGTTCCGGCGCGGCCTCTGAGGGCGATGTCTACGTGCTTGGCGGCGGCTCGAACGTGCTCGTGCAGGACGGCCTGCTCGCGGCCGGCGTCGTATCGTGCTCCGGCATGACGGCGGCGTCGTTCGCCGGCGCCGGCGGCTTCGTCAGCGCATGGATAGAGGCCGGATTTCCCGTTAAAAAGCTGCTCGCGCTCGCGGTAGAAAAAAATCTCGGCGGGCTGGAATTTCTCGCCGGAATCCCAGGCACGGTCGGGGGCGCGCTATGCGGCAACGCCGGGGCGGGCGGCGTCAGCTTCGCTCCGCTCGTCGAGCGAATAGAGACTGTATCCAGAAACGGCGAACTGCGCGTATGGGAGGCCGGCGAGCTAAAATGGAGCTATCGCGCTTCGCCGTGGGGAAGCGCCGCGCCGTTTCTGATAACACGCGCGTTCCTGCGCATTCCTTATTCAACCAAAGATAACATTATCAGAAATATAAGACATTATTCTTCTCTCAAGAAAGGGCAGCCCATAGGAGCGAAAACGGCGGGTTGCGTATTCAAGAATCCGCCGGAGGGCGCGGCCGGCATGCTGCTCGACAGGTGCGGATGCAAGGGGCTGTCGGTCGGAGGCGCATTCGTCTCCGAGCGCCACGCCAATTTCATAGAGAACCGCGGAGGCGCTTCGTCGTCCGACATCTTCGCGCTCGCGGAAAAATGCCGCGCGCGAGTGCGTGCGGTGTTCGGGGTAAAGCTGGAATATGAAATCAAATTCTTTGGGGCGTTTTAG